The Bacteroidota bacterium genomic sequence ATTCGAACCCCCAACCCTCAGAGCCGAAATCTGATATTCTATCCAGTTGAACTACGGAACCAATTAAGTTCACAAATGTATTGTTTTTGCTGATATTTTGAAACCAATTTACTAATCTGATTTTTCGAGTGTAAAAATGTCTTCTAAGGGCTTTTTAAATACTCTTGCGATTTTTAGCGATAATACTGTGGAAGGTACATACTTATTCGACTCTATGGCATTGATAGTTTGTCTGCTTACTCCCACCAATTTAGCGAGTTCTTCTTGTGTAATGTCCTTAATAGCACGCTCTATTCTTAGATTATTCTTCATGTGCCATTTTTTTGTTTTGTATAAATATGGAAACTCGGAAGTGAATTACAAAAACAAGAAGCAATAAAAACATATTTACTGTCAGTGCCCAATAAAACGAGAACCCATAAATAAACAGATTAGATAAAAAAATTAATATCGTATGCATAAAGGCGGCAGTCAACAAGGAATTTAATCGCAATCTCATAATAAATTCATCCTCTATCTTCTCTTTCGAAAAGGCAACAAAAAAAAATCCAATAATTAGTAATGATATTAAAATTTCATATGCAAAATCATCTCTAATCAAAGTAAACCAATGGGTCTCTTTTAAATGTGCTTTTTCTCCAATATACAGAACCTCACCATCTCCGTAAACTTGAAAAACAGTTACATTAAAAAATTTTTCAGGGAATATTTCCAATTTTAGTAAAAGCAAAAATAAAAGACCAACAAACAATAAAGAGTATCCCACTGGTTTGATTCTATAGGGTAACAAAGGAATCGATTTCATAATCTTATGTTTTTATAAAATCAAAAGTAAAGTATGTTTTACATAATGTCAAGTATAAAATATAATTAGACAAGCAAAATTAACATTTTTTAAGAGTTAATTAATCTTAATTTTAGCATATACAAACCACTCCATTGTTTAAACAGGAATTGAAATATACCAACATTCTTTACTACCTATTATTAGTAATAATAGCAATGGGAGCTCTATGGCAAGTCGCATTTTTTCAAAATAGCGTAAAATGGGATTTTATTGAAGTGGTATTTCCTTGGCGATTTTATGTTGGCGAATGTTTGCAGGCGAATACATTTCCATTATGGAATCCTTATCAGCAACTGGGTTATCCAATGTTTGCTGATTTGCAATATCCATGGTGGTATTTAGAGCAATTGGTAATTGGATTTTTATTTGGCTATAACAACTACATCATGCAACTACTATTAGTTGGCTATGTTTGGCTAGCAGGTGTAGGTATGTTTAAATTGAGCAATTGTTTTGTCGGGCATAGGCCTGCTTCTTTTATAATTGCTTGTTCCTACATGCTGTCAGGCTATTTTATTGGACATGCTCAATCACTCACGCTTATTATTGGAGGGGCATTTTTGCCTTTTGTGTTGTACTATTATATTCATTTGCTCGAATCCCCCAATCTAAAAACTACACTCAAGCTATCCGTTTTTTTATTCCTATTAATAAGTGGGGGCTACCAAGCGTTAACAATAATTTTAGCCTACTTACTTTTAATCTTATTCATAAGCAAATGGTGGTGCGAACGAAAGAACAAACTATTTCTTGTTGAATTGCTAAAAGCGCATGGACTTCTATTTGCAATAATTATTCTAGAAAGTCTATGTTTATTTGTAATTGTATTTCAGCTGCATGGGCAAACGAACAGGTTGTTTGGTGGTACAGTAGATTTTGTAAACGAGTTGCCTTTTACTCCACAAAGTATGTTGTCTTTTATTCTACCAAATGCAACGGTAGAGAATTTACATTTTTTTAACACCGACCTTTCTTTAACCAACGGGTACATGGGAATTATAACTCTTGTGTTTACTTTGTATTCAATACTGTTTCTGCCGAAAACAAAAACAGAAATTATATTGCTTGTATTTGGCTTGCTTTCTCTTTTAGCTGCTTTTGGTAACTATACTCCTGTAAGAACTTGGCTTTACTACATTCCGATGTTTAATACATTTCGGTTTACGGGTATTTTTAGGCTGTTTACAATTATTATTTTCTTGCTTCTTGCGGGAAAAAGCATCAAGCTTTTTTTTGAAAATGGAATTGCTGGAAAAAAAATGATTTCACAAGTTGCACTAGTGGCAAGTGTTTTGGTCGGCTTTCTTGTCTATTCCTGTTTTATTCATAATTCGGAACTGCTGGTGTTTAAGGGGAATATTATAAAGCAATCGCTCGTCCAGCTTTCTATACTTCTAGTTTCGATAGTTCTTATAGCAAAGCGGAAGCCGACATTGCTTACTATTGTTTGCGTTGTTGATTTACTTATTGCAACCCAATTAAACTCACCTTATACCGTATTCTCGGAAACAACACCCAAAGAAATTCATTCAACTATTGGCGAGAACTCAGAAGCATTTTCAACTCCATCAGCCACACCTATTATAAAAAATTCCGATGCCAAAGCGTCTATGAACGGGATTGGTAGAAATTGTAATTTGTTTAAAAAAGAAATTTCTTATGATGGATACAGCTCGTTTTGGCTAGCAAATTACGATAAGTTTTATTACGAGAATCCGAATCTTAGACGAGCTGTTTTACAAAATCCGTTTATCTATTTCTCATCAAACCTGCTCCCAATAAGCCAATTATCAAGTGACACAAGCACACTCATTCAGACATCTACAATATTTGTTCCGGATTCTGTGTATGCACACTACAAAAATAGCGCCTTAAGAACCGATTCTGCAGATTATATAAATGTTCTATCCTTCTTACCAAATCAAATACAGGTAGAGGTTAGTACAAAGAATACGCAGTTGTTAAACCTATTACAAAGCAATTTTCCGGGGTGGGAGGTAACAATAGATGGAAAACCTGTCAATCACTTTTCGGGAAATATTTTATTTATATCTACGGTTGTGCCTTCCGGGAAACATAGTATTACCTACACATTCAATAACACTATTTTTATTTCAGCTCTTGCAATTAGTTATGGTGTGTTTTTAACTGTTTTACTTTGTTTGATTTGGCTTGTTTTGAAAGAGAGTAAATACAAACACTACATTTTACTTTCATTCATTTGCTCCACAATCGCCATATTTATGATTGTTTACTACACACATAAAACTACAAGTCTAACACCCCAAGAGCTTACTTCATTTATAAAAGAGAAAAGTAAATCATACCCAATTCTGCTCAATACCGATAAAAATAATCAGTTACAGTTGCAACTAAGAAATAGTTATGATGTGCGCTATACAAATAGTTGTGATATAAATAAATTTGCGCAGTTTCTTGCAAAGAATAATAGTGATACGTGTCTTTATGTTCAACACAATACGGCAAGAGCGGCAAATCTGAATTTATATCTGCAAGAAAACTTTATGTTGCTACAGTCGCACAAAATTGAAAATGGAGAGTTGGTTTTATTGGTAAGAAAAAAAATTAAAAGCGAATTTCTTGCCTATGCAGATTTTGAAAGCGGTCAGTCTAATTGGAGTATAGATTCATTGGCGCTTGACACAAATGTATACTTCACTAAACAACATTCGTACTCGTATATTCCGACAAGGGAATGGGGTATTTGTTATACAATAGAAGGGAAGCAACTAGAAACTGTTTCGAAGAAAAAATTTTTGACAATAGCTTTGAAATACAAAGGGCCTAACACCAATCGAGCACTGGTGGCTATTTCGGTTCAAAATGGAGAGCATATTTTAAAGTGGGAGAAACGATTTTTGAGTGATTTTCATTCCTCTGAAACCGAATGGAATCAATTGTTTTGGGCTAGCGAAATTTCTTCGATATACCCGCAGGAAGCAAACAAGATTTTGATTTATGTTTGGAATATAGAAAAGGAAACCTTTTGGGTGGATGATATGAGTATTAATGCCCATTAATGAAAGAAGGGCGGTAATTTTTTACCGCCCTTCTTCTTATAAAAGAACAATTCTTCTAGGCTTCTTTATCTGCCTTGCCTGTTCCGGCTCCCATCGTTTCTAAATCTCTATCGAAGAAATACAAGCCTCCTTTGTCATCGCCAATCAATTTTAATTTATCCATTACTTTTCTGGCTAACGCTTCTTCTTCTATTTGCTCAGAAACATACCATTGTAAGAAGTTGTGAGTGGTATAATCTTTCTCTTTCAAGCACGTTTCTACTAATAAATTAATTTCATGAGACACTTTTATTTCATGTTCTAAAATTTCCGAGAAAACAGCTTTTAACGATTTAAATTTAACAGGAGGCTGTCTCAATGCAGGCACAACGCCATTGCCACCTCGTTCATTAACAAACTTAAGTAGTTTAAGCATGTGCATGCGCTCTTCGTCCGAGTGTGTATATAAAAATTGTGCTGCGCCTCCAAAGCCTTCTGTTTCTGCCCAAGACGCCATAGCTAAGTAATATTGAGAAGAAGATGCTTCCAGCTCAATTTGCTTATTTAATGCGGTTTCTATTTTTTTCGATATCATATTTTTATTTTTTTTAATATTCTATTTTCTGTTGATTAGTATTTTGCTTGATATTAAGCTGTTGCCAACAGCAAATTGCCAATACATACTGTGCTTACAGCTCGTCAATTATCATCAATGCTTCTTCCAATTCTCCAATGGTTTTCATGTCTTTTTTCGAGTTGGCAATGAAAATGCCTTTACGATAAATTTGAATTGCCTTTTGCGATTCTCCTGTTTGTTCGTATAATTTACCTAATTGATAGTATGCAGGAAGGTAGCTTTCGTTAATGCTGTGGGCTTTTTCTAATAATCCGATAGCCTCTTCTAAACGCTCTTCTTTTGCGTGTTCTAGCGCCAATGCATAAATTAAAAATACATCATTGGGGTCGTTTTTTAACATTTCTAACAACAGGGTAACACGTTTTGTTTCGCTCATGATTTATACAATTGATTTAAATTGATTTAAAAATCTTACATCGTTCTCAAAAAACAAACGAATATCTTTTACTTGGTATTTTAACATCGTAATCCGCTCTACGCCCATTCCAAAGGCAAATCCGGAATAAACACTACTATCTATTTTGCAATTATCCAACACAGCAGGGTCTACCATTCCACACCCCAAGATTTCTACCCACCCGGAGCCCTTGCAAATATTGCATCCTGAACCTTTACAAAAAGGACAAGAAACGTCCATCTCTGCACTAGGCTCTGTAAAAGGAAAATACGATGGGCGCAATCTTATTTTGGTATTGGCGCCAAACATTTCTACGGCAAAATAATTAAGCGTTTGCTTTAAATCTGCCAACGAAACTTCTTTATCTATATACAATCCTTCTACTTGATGAAACTGGCAGTGTGCACGTGCCGATATTGCTTCGTTACGATACACCCTGCCTGGAGATATGGTACGAATAGGCGGTTTGTTGTTTTCCATCAAATGCACTTGTACCGAAGATGTTTGTGTTCTCAATACAATTGCGGGATCTGTTTCGATATAAAACGTATCCTGCATATCTCTTGCCGGATGATACTCCGGAGTGTTTAATGCAGTAAAATTATGCCAATCGTCCTCAATCTCTCTTCCTTCGCTAACAGTAAAGCCTATGTGCGAAAAAATATCAATTATCTCGTTTTTTATTTTTGTAATGGGATGTGTTGAGCCCAATAAAACAGGT encodes the following:
- a CDS encoding helix-turn-helix transcriptional regulator, with translation MKNNLRIERAIKDITQEELAKLVGVSRQTINAIESNKYVPSTVLSLKIARVFKKPLEDIFTLEKSD
- a CDS encoding ferritin — protein: MISKKIETALNKQIELEASSSQYYLAMASWAETEGFGGAAQFLYTHSDEERMHMLKLLKFVNERGGNGVVPALRQPPVKFKSLKAVFSEILEHEIKVSHEINLLVETCLKEKDYTTHNFLQWYVSEQIEEEALARKVMDKLKLIGDDKGGLYFFDRDLETMGAGTGKADKEA
- a CDS encoding tetratricopeptide repeat protein yields the protein MSETKRVTLLLEMLKNDPNDVFLIYALALEHAKEERLEEAIGLLEKAHSINESYLPAYYQLGKLYEQTGESQKAIQIYRKGIFIANSKKDMKTIGELEEALMIIDEL
- the pheS gene encoding phenylalanine--tRNA ligase subunit alpha; this encodes MLKEKIINILNEVDAFSIESKEQLENFRLKYLSKKGVLNDLFEDFKTTTPELKKELGQKLNELKTAAQQKWEGMKVSMDAPTQKSSGAMDYTLPGEPVLLGSTHPITKIKNEIIDIFSHIGFTVSEGREIEDDWHNFTALNTPEYHPARDMQDTFYIETDPAIVLRTQTSSVQVHLMENNKPPIRTISPGRVYRNEAISARAHCQFHQVEGLYIDKEVSLADLKQTLNYFAVEMFGANTKIRLRPSYFPFTEPSAEMDVSCPFCKGSGCNICKGSGWVEILGCGMVDPAVLDNCKIDSSVYSGFAFGMGVERITMLKYQVKDIRLFFENDVRFLNQFKSIV